The following DNA comes from Micromonospora chokoriensis.
CGCGAAGTACGCGGCCAGCCGGTCCCGCAGCTGCGGGGTCAGCTGCGAGGCGCCCTCGTCGACGCGGCGGGTGTGCCGGGTGAACGCCTCGGGTGTGAAGGCCGGCAGGTCGAGGAAGGCCAGGATCGCGCGGTACGTGCCCGTCGGGTCGGCGTGCAGGTCCTCGGTCCGGGCGACGTGGATCCGTTCCCGGGGGACGTGCGCGAACCACCGCTCGACCTGCTCGGCGTAGCGGCCCCGGGCGGCGTACGAGTGGTTGCGTAACGCCCGGTGCGCGGCACGGGTGTCCGGGCCGCCACGCGTCGCCCGGGCCAGCCGCTCCTCCTCGGCGTCGAGCGCGTCGGTGAAGGTCAGCGGCTCCAGCCCGTACGAGCGGGTGTGCAGGTAGTGCGAGTAGGCCCGCTGCACCGGGTCCCGCAGCAGGGCGACGAAGCGGGCCTGCGGCAGGGCCGCCGCGACCCGGGACGGCACCCCCGGATGGAACAGGTAGTAGGGGCTCGCCTCGAACGTGCGCTCGTCCGGGGCGAGGCGCGGGAAGTGCCCCCGGTACCAGCGCGTGCCTCGCCCATGGTGGACGCTGAAGTACTGCAACTCCTTGCCGGTGGCCACCCGTACCCGGGGATGCGCGGCGAGGTGGTGGTACAGCGAGGTGGTGCCGCAGCGTTGACCGCCGATCACCAGGAAGTCGGGCAGTGGGCCGGGCTCGCCCGGCCGCGCGGCGCGTCCCCACGCCCGGGTCGCGCGCACACCTCGACGCAGGTGGTCGGTGACCTGACGTCGACCGGGCGTGCTCACGAACCGACCTTCGCGGCGGGGCTGCCGGCCGGGGCGGCGCGTCGGCCGCCCCGACGGGTCACCGAACGCAGCACCATGACGTCCTCCCGACTGAGCCCGAGGGCGAGCACACCGGCGCAGTACGCCCCCACGATCGCGGTCAGGCCGACGGTGAGCTGCGCGACCCAGCCCTCGACCAGCCACCGCACACCGAACCCGACGACCACCGCGAACACCGCGGCGGCCAGCCCCTTGAGCATGCCGGTCGTCAGCGGCACCGTGTGCACCTGCGCGCGCACCTGCCACACCCGGGCGACGTTCACCGCGGCCAGCGAGACCGCCCAGGCCACCGCCGCGCCGAGGATGCCGTACGCCGGGATGAGCCACAGGTTGAGCAGGATGTTGAGCACCAGGGCGGCGAGGTTGTCGACCATGTTGACCGCGACCCGGCCCGACATGTTCAGCAGCGTCCCGCACGGCCCGGTGGCGGCGTTGACGAGTTGGCCGAGCGCCAGCACGACCGTGACCGCCGCGCCGCCGACCAGACCGGGCCCACCGACGAGGCGCAGCAACTGCTCCGGGAAGACCAGCAACGCCACGAACGCCGGCAGCGACAGTCGCAGCACCCAGCCGGTGGCGACCCGGTAGATCCGGCGGACCTCGTCCAGCCGACCCTGGTGGTAGAGGTGCGCCAGGTGCGGGCCGAACGAGGCGTTGACCGGTGCGAGCACGAACACCGCGATCGTCACCAGCCGGGTCGCCACGTGGTAGACGCCGATCGCGTCGGGCCCGTAGTCGAAGAACCCGAGCAGCAACGCGTCCACCCAGATCAGCCCGGTCGAGGAGAGCGAGGAGACCCAGCTGACCGTGGAGAAGCGGAACAGCTCTCCCGGCCGGTACGCGGGCCGGGCGGCCGGCACCCGGCGCACCATCCGGGTGAGCGCCACCAGAGCGAACCCGGCGGCGCTCCAGCTGGCCACCACGAGGGCCCAGAACGCGCCGGTCAGGCCCGCCCCCACGGCGAGCGCCACCGCGGTGAGGACCAGCCGGGCCGCCGGTTCGTAGACCTGGCCGATGAGCGCGTAGGCCCGTTGGGTACGCCAACCCCGGGTGGCCGCGAG
Coding sequences within:
- a CDS encoding sulfotransferase family protein, whose product is MSTPGRRQVTDHLRRGVRATRAWGRAARPGEPGPLPDFLVIGGQRCGTTSLYHHLAAHPRVRVATGKELQYFSVHHGRGTRWYRGHFPRLAPDERTFEASPYYLFHPGVPSRVAAALPQARFVALLRDPVQRAYSHYLHTRSYGLEPLTFTDALDAEEERLARATRGGPDTRAAHRALRNHSYAARGRYAEQVERWFAHVPRERIHVARTEDLHADPTGTYRAILAFLDLPAFTPEAFTRHTRRVDEGASQLTPQLRDRLAAYFAPHNARLAALLDWPDPWPG
- a CDS encoding flippase, with the translated sequence MRGELTGRPPAPPEAGDQQVRGMARGGMLNLASAVLSQVALFLVMLLLARVLGVRELGRYAQVYAVLSLLGLLSLSGFRAGLTRFVAVHLADDDPAALRGAIRLGIGISVVASTVIAVGLTVGAPWLAGALHDPQLSTGLRLVALCLPASTVCEAALAATRGWRTQRAYALIGQVYEPAARLVLTAVALAVGAGLTGAFWALVVASWSAAGFALVALTRMVRRVPAARPAYRPGELFRFSTVSWVSSLSSTGLIWVDALLLGFFDYGPDAIGVYHVATRLVTIAVFVLAPVNASFGPHLAHLYHQGRLDEVRRIYRVATGWVLRLSLPAFVALLVFPEQLLRLVGGPGLVGGAAVTVVLALGQLVNAATGPCGTLLNMSGRVAVNMVDNLAALVLNILLNLWLIPAYGILGAAVAWAVSLAAVNVARVWQVRAQVHTVPLTTGMLKGLAAAVFAVVVGFGVRWLVEGWVAQLTVGLTAIVGAYCAGVLALGLSREDVMVLRSVTRRGGRRAAPAGSPAAKVGS